From Zingiber officinale cultivar Zhangliang chromosome 5B, Zo_v1.1, whole genome shotgun sequence, the proteins below share one genomic window:
- the LOC121984819 gene encoding 60S ribosomal protein L17-1-like: MVKYSRDPSNPTKSAKAMGHDLRVHFKNTRETAQAIRKLPLSKAKRYLNDVIAHKQAIPFRRFCRGVGRTAQAKGRHPNGQGRWPVKSAGFILDLLKNAESNAEVKGLDIDSLFISHIQVNQAQKQRRRTYRAHGRINPYMSSPCHIELILSEKEESVKKEPETQLATSKSRKA; the protein is encoded by the exons ATG GTGAAGTATTCGAGGGACCCTTCCAATCCAACCAAGT CTGCTAAGGCTATGGGTCATGACTTGAGGGTTCACTTCAAG AACACCCGTGAAACTGCACAGGCGATTAGGAAACTACCTCTATCAAAGGCGAAAAGATATTTGAACGACGTCATTGCTCATAAGCAGGCTATTCCCTTCCGGAGGTTTTGTCGTGGAGTAGGTCGAACTGCTCAGGCCAAGGGCAGACACCCGAATGGGCAGGGTCGTTGGCCTGTGAAATCAGCTGGATTCATTTTAGATCTCCTAAAGAATGCTGAAAGCAATGCAGAG GTCAAGGGCTTGGATATTGACTCACTCTTCATTTCACACATACAAGTTAACCAGGCCCAGAAGCAGAGGCGCAGGACATACCGTGCTCACGGTAGAATCAACC CCTATATGTCCTCTCCTTGCcatattgaacttatattgtctgAGAAGGAAGAGTCAGTCAAGAAAGAG CCTGAGACCCAGCTCGCCACCAGCAAATCCCGGAAAGCTTAG